One Carboxydothermus pertinax genomic window carries:
- the fabF gene encoding beta-ketoacyl-ACP synthase II yields MKRVVVTGLGLITPLGIGIKKNWENLMKGVSGIKEVTAFDATGFSTRIAAEVRVFDPLLFIDKKEARRMDRFTQFAVAATKMAIDDADLDLEKIERERAGVFIGSGVGGIKTLEEQAAVLREKGPDRVSPFFVPMMIANMAGGQIAITFGLTGPNETVVSACASGANAVGDAFRYLQRGEGDIAIAGGAEASITPLAFAGFCSMKAMSTRNDEPEKASRPFDKARDGFVMGEGAGILVLETLEHALARNARIYGEIVGYGVTSDAYHITAPDPDGKGAARAMELALKDARLTPEDINYINAHGTSTPLNDKVETMAIKRVFGAHAYKLMVSSTKSMTGHLLGAAGGIETIYSVLAVYNDQVPPTINYEEPEEGLDLDYVPNVGRDAKVYAALSNSLGFGGHNVSLIVKKFNG; encoded by the coding sequence ATGAAAAGAGTAGTGGTTACTGGATTGGGACTGATTACGCCCTTAGGTATAGGGATAAAAAAGAATTGGGAAAATCTCATGAAAGGGGTTTCTGGGATAAAAGAAGTGACAGCTTTTGATGCCACTGGTTTTTCCACCCGTATTGCTGCTGAGGTTAGAGTTTTTGATCCATTGTTATTTATTGACAAAAAGGAAGCGCGCCGCATGGACCGATTTACCCAATTTGCGGTAGCAGCAACTAAAATGGCTATTGACGATGCAGATTTGGACTTAGAGAAAATTGAGCGGGAACGAGCTGGGGTATTTATAGGAAGTGGGGTTGGAGGAATTAAAACTTTAGAAGAACAGGCAGCGGTTTTGCGGGAAAAAGGCCCCGATCGGGTTAGTCCTTTTTTCGTACCTATGATGATTGCCAATATGGCTGGTGGGCAGATTGCTATTACTTTTGGTTTAACCGGACCCAACGAAACCGTTGTGTCTGCTTGTGCTTCTGGAGCTAATGCAGTAGGTGATGCTTTTCGCTATTTACAAAGAGGCGAAGGGGATATTGCGATTGCAGGTGGGGCTGAAGCTTCAATTACTCCACTAGCTTTTGCCGGCTTTTGCTCAATGAAAGCAATGTCCACTAGAAATGATGAACCGGAAAAAGCTTCCCGTCCCTTTGATAAAGCGCGGGATGGTTTTGTAATGGGGGAAGGTGCGGGAATTTTAGTTTTAGAAACTCTGGAACATGCTTTAGCTAGGAATGCTCGGATTTATGGAGAAATAGTTGGTTATGGGGTAACCAGTGATGCTTATCATATTACCGCACCAGACCCCGACGGAAAAGGGGCTGCTCGGGCAATGGAATTGGCGTTAAAAGATGCCAGACTTACGCCAGAAGATATCAATTATATTAATGCTCACGGTACTTCTACCCCATTAAATGATAAAGTAGAAACAATGGCTATTAAAAGGGTTTTTGGAGCTCATGCCTATAAGTTGATGGTAAGCTCAACAAAATCCATGACCGGTCATTTATTGGGAGCTGCCGGTGGTATAGAAACTATTTATTCGGTCTTGGCGGTATATAACGATCAGGTTCCACCTACTATAAATTATGAGGAACCGGAAGAAGGGTTGGACCTTGATTATGTTCCGAACGTAGGACGAGATGCTAAAGTTTATGCTGCCCTTTCTAATTCCTTGGGATTTGGTGGACATAATGTTAGTTTAATTGTTAAAAAGTTTAATGGGTGA
- a CDS encoding acyl carrier protein, translating to MAGVFERVKKIIVDQLGVEEDEVTMEASFIDDLGADSLDIVELIMAFEEEFELEIPDEDAEKIRTVGDAVNYIQEKV from the coding sequence ATGGCAGGAGTATTTGAGCGAGTTAAGAAGATAATTGTGGATCAACTAGGAGTTGAAGAAGATGAAGTTACCATGGAAGCTTCCTTTATTGATGACCTTGGGGCTGATTCTTTAGACATTGTGGAGCTTATAATGGCTTTTGAAGAGGAGTTTGAATTGGAGATTCCCGATGAAGATGCGGAAAAAATTCGCACCGTTGGGGATGCAGTTAACTATATTCAAGAAAAAGTCTAA